From Methanobrevibacter sp., a single genomic window includes:
- the trpE gene encoding anthranilate synthase component I, which translates to MFSPSLDEVKKLAKNKEYKRIPISYELFSDIATPIEVLRILKGISKHTYMLESVEDSQKWGRYSFLGFDPLLEITCQNSVVNIKGDKDFNELTDDETTIETNNPGEILKELIKKNKSPKLDYLPSFTGGFVGYFAYDYIKYAEPSLNLDAENQDQFKDMDLMMFDKVIAFDNFKQKIILIVNIKTDDLEKNYDEACKQLIEIADLIKNGKKIDIEPLKLKSDFKPAFSREKYCDMVNKAKNYIYEGDIFQVVLSNRIEADISGSLFDTYRVLRTTNPSPYMFYFSSDDIEIAGASPETLVKLNNNTLYTFPLAGTRPRGKTDDEDLKLEQELLADEKELAEHNMLVDLGRNDIGRISEIGSVKVEKYLSIERFSHVMHIGSTVTGKLRKDLDSLAAIDSILPAGTLSGAPKIRACEIINELEDNKRGIYGGAIGYVDLSGNIDTCISIRIAFARNNKVFIRSGAGIVADSVPEKEFEECLNKAAAVIDALEIANGGLQ; encoded by the coding sequence ATGTTTTCCCCAAGTTTAGATGAAGTAAAAAAATTAGCAAAAAACAAGGAGTATAAAAGAATACCTATATCTTATGAGCTATTTTCAGATATAGCAACTCCTATAGAAGTATTAAGGATTTTAAAAGGAATAAGTAAACATACGTACATGCTTGAAAGTGTTGAAGATTCACAAAAATGGGGAAGATATTCATTTTTAGGCTTTGACCCTCTTTTAGAAATCACATGTCAAAATTCTGTTGTAAATATTAAGGGAGATAAGGATTTCAATGAATTGACCGATGATGAAACCACTATTGAGACCAATAATCCTGGTGAAATTCTAAAAGAATTGATTAAAAAGAACAAATCTCCAAAATTAGATTACCTTCCATCATTTACAGGAGGATTTGTAGGTTATTTTGCATATGATTATATCAAATATGCTGAACCAAGTCTTAATCTTGATGCTGAAAACCAAGATCAGTTTAAAGATATGGATTTAATGATGTTCGACAAAGTCATAGCTTTTGATAATTTTAAGCAAAAAATAATCCTAATAGTTAACATAAAAACTGATGATTTGGAAAAAAATTATGATGAAGCATGTAAGCAGTTAATTGAAATTGCAGATTTAATAAAAAACGGTAAAAAAATTGATATCGAACCATTAAAATTAAAATCCGATTTTAAACCAGCATTTTCTCGTGAAAAATATTGTGACATGGTCAATAAAGCTAAAAATTATATTTATGAAGGAGATATATTCCAGGTTGTTCTTTCCAACAGAATTGAAGCAGATATTTCAGGAAGTCTTTTTGATACTTACAGGGTTTTAAGAACTACCAATCCGTCCCCATACATGTTTTATTTCTCCAGTGATGATATAGAAATTGCCGGTGCGTCTCCTGAAACTTTAGTTAAATTGAACAACAATACATTATACACATTTCCTCTTGCCGGTACAAGACCTCGTGGAAAAACAGATGATGAAGACTTAAAACTGGAGCAGGAATTACTTGCTGATGAAAAAGAGTTGGCTGAACACAATATGTTGGTTGATCTTGGACGAAATGACATTGGTAGGATTTCGGAAATAGGTTCTGTTAAAGTTGAAAAATACCTTTCAATCGAAAGGTTTTCACATGTGATGCACATTGGTTCAACAGTAACTGGAAAACTGAGAAAGGATTTGGATTCACTTGCAGCAATTGACTCAATTTTGCCGGCAGGAACATTATCCGGAGCTCCAAAAATAAGGGCATGTGAAATCATAAATGAGCTTGAAGACAATAAGAGGGGAATTTATGGTGGAGCAATTGGATATGTTGATTTGAGCGGAAATATTGATACCTGTATCTCTATAAGAATAGCTTTTGCAAGAAATAACAAGGTATTTATCCGTTCAGGAGCAGGTATTGTGGCAGACAGCGTACCTGAAAAGGAATTTGAAGAATGCTTAAACAAAGCAGCAGCAGTAATTGATGCTTTAGAAATTGCAAATGGAGGGTTACAATGA
- a CDS encoding CPBP family intramembrane glutamic endopeptidase, translating to MKSSCNILLEERIKFGYLFRLGYIRITNQYLIDKMSYFNDKLKNITLKEVLSLIIILFVIQYMLNVLNIVYMDSVWIYIVIIFYFIFKLRNEIFTIKKDIFEVFEYNTVKLTISLVVLNIFFSYGMLYFSDYILNIMPSFNLSNSFLASGLFATIIVSPISEELIFRGVFFNRLQLIIPTVFAILISSLLFASLHGFGSIFSAFVFALCVAILYFKTENIFVAIFAHFLNNVIAEIIVFADSGKILFTNYAVIGLMSILAIGSFIIISYFVIKELNTINYNNS from the coding sequence ATGAAGAGTAGTTGTAATATTTTATTAGAGGAAAGAATAAAATTTGGTTATCTATTTAGATTAGGGTATATTCGCATTACTAATCAATATTTGATTGATAAAATGTCTTATTTTAACGATAAACTTAAAAATATTACTTTAAAAGAGGTACTATCTTTAATAATTATTTTGTTTGTAATTCAATATATGTTAAATGTTTTAAATATTGTTTATATGGATTCTGTATGGATTTATATCGTCATTATTTTTTACTTTATATTTAAGCTTAGAAATGAAATTTTTACAATTAAAAAAGATATTTTTGAAGTCTTTGAATACAATACGGTTAAATTGACGATATCATTAGTTGTTTTGAATATATTTTTTTCATATGGAATGTTATATTTTTCGGATTATATTTTAAATATAATGCCATCTTTTAATCTTTCCAATTCTTTTTTAGCTTCTGGACTGTTTGCAACTATTATTGTTTCTCCGATTTCTGAAGAGCTCATATTTAGGGGTGTTTTTTTTAACAGATTGCAGCTAATCATTCCTACAGTTTTTGCAATTTTAATCTCCTCACTGTTGTTTGCGTCGCTTCATGGTTTCGGAAGTATATTTTCCGCTTTTGTTTTTGCGTTATGTGTTGCGATTTTATATTTTAAAACTGAAAATATTTTTGTAGCAATTTTTGCCCATTTTTTAAATAATGTTATTGCTGAGATAATAGTTTTTGCCGATTCGGGTAAAATATTATTTACAAATTATGCGGTGATTGGATTAATGTCAATTTTGGCCATTGGTTCTTTTATCATAATTTCATATTTCGTTATTAAAGAATTAAATACTATTAATTATAATAATTCTTAA
- a CDS encoding helix-turn-helix transcriptional regulator, whose product METKIRQFRQEKGITQQELADLAGVTRQTVNALENARYNPSLILAYKITKILGKDAIEDVFLLSDEE is encoded by the coding sequence TTGGAAACAAAAATACGACAATTTCGCCAAGAAAAAGGCATAACTCAACAAGAATTAGCGGATTTAGCTGGTGTAACACGCCAAACTGTTAACGCTTTGGAAAATGCTCGCTACAATCCTTCCTTAATATTGGCCTATAAAATAACAAAAATATTAGGCAAAGACGCAATAGAAGATGTGTTTTTGCTTAGTGATGAAGAGTAG
- the purB gene encoding adenylosuccinate lyase produces the protein MAIHPIEFRYGTPEMKNIWEEENKLQRMLDVEAALALAEGKLGIIPQEVADEIAAKANTDYVKLERMKEIEAETNHDIAALSKSITEVCENGAGEYVHFGATSNDIVDSSNSLLIRDSIDVLEEKLERLTKIMLKLTSENKMKVCIGRTHGQHALPTTYGMKFGIWADELHRQYIRLQNAKANVCIGMMDGAVGTTAALGEQGWEIHKTVAEILGLPAATITNQVVQRDNHVEFISVLANIASTLDKIALEIRSLQRTEIMEVGEYFDPEKQVGSSTMPHKMNPITAERICGVARIVKSFINAALDNNPLWHERDLTNSSCERIMFPESCILTDYILNLTIKLMNNLVFYDENIERNLNLTNGLIMAERLMAELTRAGMGKQTAYGIVRKNAIKANKEKLLLGELILEDEEVQKYLTQEDVDKIMDPHTYTGSIPTIIDELLEKSESWFE, from the coding sequence ATGGCTATACACCCTATTGAATTTAGGTATGGTACTCCTGAAATGAAAAATATTTGGGAAGAAGAAAACAAACTACAAAGAATGCTTGATGTGGAAGCTGCACTAGCTCTTGCTGAAGGAAAACTGGGAATAATTCCTCAAGAAGTTGCTGATGAAATTGCAGCAAAAGCAAATACTGATTATGTCAAATTAGAAAGAATGAAAGAAATTGAAGCCGAAACAAACCATGATATCGCTGCATTGTCAAAATCAATTACTGAAGTATGTGAAAACGGTGCAGGAGAATATGTCCACTTTGGTGCTACCTCCAACGATATCGTAGACAGCTCCAATTCATTGCTTATCAGAGACTCAATTGATGTTCTTGAAGAAAAACTTGAAAGATTGACAAAAATAATGCTAAAGCTTACAAGTGAAAATAAAATGAAAGTATGCATCGGACGTACACACGGACAGCATGCTCTTCCAACCACATATGGAATGAAATTCGGTATATGGGCAGACGAACTTCACAGACAATATATCAGATTGCAAAATGCTAAGGCAAATGTTTGTATTGGAATGATGGATGGAGCAGTAGGAACAACTGCTGCACTAGGCGAACAAGGATGGGAAATCCACAAAACCGTTGCAGAAATTTTAGGATTGCCTGCTGCAACCATAACAAACCAAGTTGTTCAAAGAGACAACCATGTCGAATTCATCAGTGTTTTAGCAAACATTGCAAGTACCCTAGACAAAATCGCACTTGAAATCAGAAGCCTGCAAAGAACAGAAATAATGGAAGTTGGAGAATATTTCGATCCTGAAAAACAGGTTGGAAGCAGTACAATGCCTCATAAAATGAATCCGATCACTGCTGAAAGGATTTGTGGTGTTGCAAGAATTGTAAAATCATTCATTAACGCAGCACTTGACAACAATCCATTATGGCATGAAAGAGACCTGACAAATTCCTCCTGTGAAAGGATAATGTTTCCAGAAAGCTGTATTTTAACCGATTACATCCTAAACTTAACCATCAAATTAATGAATAATCTTGTATTTTATGATGAAAATATTGAAAGAAATTTAAACCTGACCAACGGTTTAATCATGGCTGAAAGATTAATGGCTGAATTAACCCGTGCTGGAATGGGTAAACAAACCGCATACGGCATTGTCAGGAAAAATGCAATAAAAGCAAACAAGGAAAAATTATTACTTGGTGAACTGATTTTAGAAGATGAAGAAGTTCAAAAATACCTGACACAGGAAGATGTGGATAAAATCATGGATCCGCACACATACACCGGTTCAATTCCAACAATCATTGATGAATTATTAGAAAAATCAGAAAGTTGGTTTGAATAG
- a CDS encoding heavy metal translocating P-type ATPase has protein sequence MVKHKHMDLPIEGMHCASCVLSVNKTFGKVEGVEDVDADLASNKLHITVDTKKISYEEMERLVKNLGFELHSDEMTIRIQGMHCASCTMNVENFLIRLDGIFDVKADLTAQNAKIRYDSSKVSLDEIEKVIESLGFELLGVEGQTEIDEEAIYQQDLKDKRNRIIVGLIFSAILMILMFSGWDPLMSFTHHLKESTGIHISSMGLLSLIVSIIPFLYVSLPILKAGINGLMHKNLNMDVMYSMGILVAYVSSIFGTFHIVLDHTFMFYDSAVMLPSFLMIGRYLEARAKKHTSDSIRELIGLQPTVATAIEVDENGEITSQREVSIADIVLDDLLLVRPGEKIPVDGDVVGGESYVDESMINGEPIPKVKKDGEEVFAGTINQDGVLHIKAKKIGKETVLSNIIRLVEKAQSSRPPVQKFANTIVSYFIPVILTIAIIVFLIWYFVLGATLLFSLTCLISILVVACPCALGLATPTAVTVGVGRAAEYGILIKNGGTLENAGQIDVAAFDKTGTITEGKPEVDDIIPYGCSEDELIKLAASIEQNSTHPIAKAIVNKSKELNLELDQTTEFENITGKGLKAELNGMEVLAGNLALMETFDVDVSNELVDKYHELESLSKTIIFLAENKIVKGILSLSDKIKSTSKRTIDELHNMGVETYMLTGDNEATALNVAREVGIDNVQAGVLPENKLDIVKKAQSNNTRKVLFVGDGINDAPALTQADIGVAMGNGTDIAMESGDIVVMEGDLENVVAAVQFSKKVMRRIKENIFWAFAYNAILIPIAAGVLYPAFGITFEPALAGLAMALSSVTVITLSLMLKRYVPEIKRVKN, from the coding sequence ATGGTAAAACATAAACATATGGATTTACCAATTGAAGGAATGCACTGCGCTTCATGTGTTTTAAGTGTAAACAAAACCTTTGGAAAAGTTGAAGGTGTCGAAGACGTTGATGCAGACCTTGCTTCAAATAAATTACATATTACAGTTGACACTAAAAAAATTTCCTATGAGGAAATGGAAAGGCTAGTTAAAAACTTAGGTTTTGAGCTTCATTCAGATGAAATGACCATAAGAATTCAGGGAATGCACTGTGCATCATGTACAATGAATGTTGAGAATTTCCTAATCAGACTGGATGGCATTTTTGATGTTAAGGCTGATTTAACTGCACAAAATGCAAAAATCAGATATGACTCTTCAAAAGTCTCATTGGATGAAATTGAAAAAGTAATCGAATCACTAGGCTTTGAACTGTTAGGAGTTGAAGGTCAGACAGAAATCGATGAAGAGGCGATTTATCAACAGGACTTAAAGGATAAACGTAACAGAATCATTGTAGGATTAATATTCTCAGCAATTTTGATGATACTGATGTTTAGCGGATGGGACCCTCTAATGAGTTTCACTCATCATTTAAAGGAATCCACAGGAATCCACATATCATCAATGGGATTATTATCATTAATTGTTAGTATTATACCATTTTTATATGTTTCTCTACCAATTTTAAAAGCCGGAATCAATGGTTTAATGCATAAAAACTTGAATATGGATGTAATGTATTCCATGGGTATTCTAGTGGCTTATGTTTCAAGTATTTTTGGAACATTCCACATTGTTTTAGATCACACTTTTATGTTTTATGACTCAGCAGTTATGCTTCCTTCATTTTTAATGATTGGAAGATATCTTGAAGCAAGAGCCAAAAAACACACTTCAGATTCAATTCGTGAATTGATTGGTCTCCAACCAACCGTTGCAACCGCTATTGAAGTGGATGAAAACGGTGAGATAACCTCACAAAGGGAAGTTTCCATAGCAGACATTGTACTTGATGATTTGCTTTTGGTAAGACCTGGTGAAAAAATCCCTGTTGACGGTGATGTTGTTGGTGGAGAATCATATGTGGATGAATCAATGATTAATGGTGAACCGATACCTAAAGTTAAAAAGGATGGTGAAGAAGTATTTGCAGGAACTATTAATCAGGATGGAGTCTTGCATATTAAGGCTAAAAAAATAGGTAAGGAAACAGTATTGTCAAATATTATTCGTTTAGTTGAGAAGGCACAATCTTCCAGACCTCCAGTTCAGAAATTTGCAAATACAATCGTTTCATACTTTATTCCAGTTATTCTGACAATTGCAATTATTGTATTCTTAATCTGGTATTTTGTACTTGGAGCAACATTGCTATTTTCTCTAACATGTCTGATTTCTATTTTGGTGGTTGCATGTCCATGTGCACTGGGACTAGCCACTCCAACAGCAGTAACCGTTGGTGTTGGAAGAGCAGCAGAATACGGTATATTGATTAAAAATGGGGGTACCTTGGAAAATGCTGGCCAGATAGATGTGGCTGCATTTGACAAAACTGGTACAATAACAGAGGGAAAACCTGAAGTTGATGATATTATACCTTATGGATGCAGTGAAGATGAATTAATTAAGCTGGCTGCAAGTATTGAACAAAATTCAACTCATCCGATTGCTAAAGCTATTGTAAACAAGTCAAAGGAATTGAACTTGGAATTGGATCAAACCACTGAATTTGAAAATATCACTGGTAAAGGTTTAAAGGCCGAATTGAATGGCATGGAAGTGCTTGCCGGTAATTTGGCTTTAATGGAAACTTTTGATGTGGATGTTTCTAATGAGTTGGTTGATAAATATCATGAACTTGAAAGCTTAAGTAAAACAATTATCTTTTTAGCTGAAAATAAAATAGTTAAAGGTATTTTAAGCTTATCTGATAAAATCAAATCCACTTCTAAAAGAACAATTGATGAATTGCACAATATGGGTGTTGAAACATACATGCTGACCGGTGACAACGAAGCTACTGCACTTAATGTTGCTCGTGAAGTTGGAATAGATAATGTCCAGGCAGGTGTATTGCCTGAAAACAAACTGGACATTGTCAAAAAGGCTCAATCCAACAATACTCGCAAGGTTTTATTTGTTGGAGACGGTATCAACGATGCACCAGCATTAACACAGGCTGACATCGGTGTTGCAATGGGTAACGGTACTGATATTGCAATGGAAAGCGGTGACATTGTTGTTATGGAAGGGGACTTGGAAAATGTTGTAGCTGCAGTGCAATTCTCCAAAAAGGTAATGCGCAGAATCAAGGAAAATATTTTCTGGGCATTTGCTTATAATGCTATTTTAATTCCAATTGCAGCTGGTGTTTTGTATCCTGCATTCGGCATAACATTTGAGCCGGCTCTTGCAGGTCTTGCAATGGCATTAAGTTCAGTAACAGTTATAACTCTTTCTTTAATGCTTAAGAGATATGTTCCTGAAATAAAAAGAGTTAAAAATTAA
- a CDS encoding nitroreductase family protein translates to MKLMIDAEKCIACGQCKSVCIRDNIEIDEVAYETGSNCFECGHCMAICPSDAVTLKIFKGHEDRIEKYNPKELPVNYHDLLQFLKQRRSIRWFKKKKIDKDTFDKLIEGAYYSPSAQNEQDVEFVILDKKLNDFMKHVYDIIKVEEEEFFRIKEFGDYVRDNSTKKYHPLLWTGHQLILTFSTDKTSAVIANTRMELLAYTLGLGGFYSLFILKSDEIDHEKLMEFFPGIDKNKHMYSAFIIGYPKKRFKKTIPHKEIKVNYM, encoded by the coding sequence ATGAAATTAATGATTGATGCTGAAAAATGTATTGCATGTGGGCAATGCAAATCAGTTTGTATACGTGATAATATTGAAATAGATGAAGTTGCATATGAAACTGGAAGCAACTGCTTTGAATGTGGACACTGTATGGCAATTTGCCCTAGTGATGCTGTTACTCTTAAAATATTCAAGGGTCATGAGGATAGGATTGAAAAGTATAATCCTAAGGAATTGCCCGTTAATTATCATGATTTACTGCAATTTTTAAAACAAAGAAGATCAATTCGCTGGTTTAAAAAGAAAAAAATTGATAAAGACACGTTTGATAAATTAATTGAAGGGGCTTATTATTCTCCTTCAGCCCAAAACGAGCAGGATGTTGAGTTTGTAATTTTGGATAAGAAATTAAATGATTTCATGAAACATGTCTATGACATTATTAAGGTTGAGGAAGAGGAATTTTTCAGAATAAAGGAATTTGGGGACTATGTCCGTGACAATTCAACAAAAAAATATCACCCGTTATTGTGGACAGGTCATCAATTGATTTTAACTTTTTCAACTGATAAGACAAGTGCAGTAATAGCTAATACTCGTATGGAATTGTTGGCATACACTTTGGGCCTTGGAGGGTTTTATTCACTGTTTATTTTAAAATCTGATGAAATTGACCATGAAAAATTAATGGAATTTTTCCCTGGAATTGATAAAAACAAACATATGTATTCCGCATTTATAATTGGATATCCTAAAAAGAGATTCAAGAAAACAATACCTCATAAGGAAATTAAAGTTAATTATATGTGA
- a CDS encoding amidohydrolase family protein encodes MQTLIENVNIVNPFEEVKSSQNVLIEDNLIKEISSKKFDADIVIDGEDNYLLPGFIDCHTHIFAKGFHKEENMANPLGIHFYNAVPHALQTINAGVTTIRDCGSADLSFKLAQQRKLFTAPKIHLSITPLVMTGGHFDLLLPSGWDMEIIYPGFPKGRCDGVEEVLKKTREVKRAGADFIKVMASGGVLTTNTSPEFAQFNKKELKTIVNEAKANDMKVSAHCHSLKGMNNCIDAGFSSIEHGTFIDKKTSKRMVENGVSLVPTLLVHQFLYKNGFPQWDSYAAEKTEKLKEIVKVHKENIQIAYEQGVNILMGTDSGVIPHGHNLEELIHLTDIGMSSDEAIASGTVKAAEFLGFDNLGLVNENYVADLILVNSNPLEDVSILSDNDNILKVIQDGVIVK; translated from the coding sequence ATGCAAACTCTAATTGAAAATGTAAACATTGTAAATCCATTTGAGGAAGTCAAAAGCAGTCAGAATGTTTTGATTGAAGATAATTTGATTAAGGAGATTTCATCAAAAAAATTTGATGCAGATATTGTAATTGACGGTGAAGATAATTATTTACTTCCGGGGTTTATTGACTGTCACACTCATATTTTTGCTAAAGGTTTTCACAAGGAAGAGAATATGGCAAATCCTTTGGGAATTCATTTTTATAATGCTGTTCCTCATGCATTGCAAACAATCAATGCAGGTGTTACAACAATTAGAGATTGCGGTTCAGCAGATTTAAGCTTTAAATTGGCTCAGCAGAGAAAACTATTCACTGCTCCTAAAATTCACTTGTCAATAACTCCCTTGGTGATGACTGGTGGGCACTTTGATTTGCTTTTACCTTCAGGTTGGGATATGGAGATAATTTATCCGGGATTTCCAAAAGGAAGATGTGATGGTGTAGAGGAAGTTCTTAAAAAGACTCGTGAAGTGAAAAGAGCCGGAGCAGATTTTATCAAAGTAATGGCTAGTGGAGGAGTATTGACAACCAACACTTCACCCGAATTTGCACAGTTCAACAAGAAAGAATTGAAAACAATTGTAAATGAGGCAAAAGCCAATGATATGAAAGTGTCAGCTCATTGTCATAGTCTTAAAGGTATGAACAACTGTATTGATGCAGGTTTTTCCTCAATCGAACATGGAACATTTATTGATAAAAAGACATCAAAAAGAATGGTGGAAAATGGTGTCAGTTTAGTTCCAACACTTCTTGTTCATCAATTCCTGTACAAAAATGGTTTTCCTCAATGGGATAGCTATGCAGCAGAAAAAACAGAAAAACTTAAAGAAATAGTAAAAGTCCACAAAGAAAACATCCAAATAGCTTACGAACAGGGTGTAAACATATTGATGGGTACAGACAGTGGAGTAATTCCTCACGGACATAATCTTGAGGAATTGATTCATTTGACAGATATCGGAATGTCCTCAGACGAGGCAATTGCTTCAGGAACTGTTAAAGCGGCAGAATTTTTAGGTTTTGACAATTTAGGGCTTGTTAATGAGAATTATGTTGCTGATTTAATTTTAGTCAATTCAAACCCTTTAGAAGATGTTTCCATATTAAGTGATAATGATAATATCTTGAAGGTTATTCAGGACGGAGTTATTGTAAAATGA
- a CDS encoding DUF126 domain-containing protein — MIECRKVAKGKGKGELIVSSEPISFLGGVNPETGEIIDPNHELKGEIIKDKVLFIPGGKGSTVGSYVIFQMMKNNTAPKAIICLSAEPIIATGAIMSDIPLVDSPAETKDLTNGTLVEVDGTNGTIEIL, encoded by the coding sequence ATGATTGAATGTAGAAAAGTTGCAAAAGGAAAAGGAAAAGGGGAATTGATTGTTTCATCAGAACCTATCAGCTTTTTAGGGGGAGTAAACCCTGAAACTGGTGAAATAATTGATCCTAATCATGAATTGAAAGGGGAAATAATTAAGGATAAGGTATTGTTCATTCCTGGCGGAAAAGGTTCCACTGTAGGGTCTTATGTGATTTTCCAGATGATGAAAAACAATACTGCTCCAAAGGCTATAATATGTCTGTCAGCAGAGCCAATTATAGCAACAGGTGCAATAATGTCAGATATTCCGTTAGTTGACTCACCGGCAGAAACTAAAGACTTAACCAATGGAACTTTAGTTGAAGTTGATGGAACTAACGGTACAATAGAAATATTATAA
- a CDS encoding zinc ribbon domain-containing protein, with protein MVICPDCGKESSNEKFCKNCGAYLADIEEVDVIESQSNDFIGENISSNHDYNVKFCYNCGAKLSDNFKFCPSCGQNLSSDIIKTKTAHVSSKEKNTLLAVILSVLLPGLGQIYLGLDNKGAVFLIGYVISAILILLIIGFLLVIIIWIWALIDTIISANALNRGEEVSDKLF; from the coding sequence ATGGTAATCTGTCCGGATTGTGGAAAGGAATCTTCGAATGAAAAATTCTGCAAAAATTGTGGAGCATATTTGGCAGATATTGAAGAAGTTGATGTTATTGAAAGCCAATCTAATGATTTTATTGGTGAAAACATATCATCGAATCATGATTATAATGTAAAATTCTGTTATAATTGTGGGGCCAAATTATCTGACAATTTTAAATTCTGCCCTTCATGTGGACAAAATTTAAGTTCTGATATAATTAAAACCAAAACCGCGCATGTTTCATCTAAAGAAAAAAATACTCTTTTAGCAGTTATTTTAAGTGTATTGTTGCCAGGTCTTGGACAAATCTATTTGGGCCTTGACAATAAGGGAGCTGTATTTTTAATCGGATATGTGATATCTGCAATTTTGATTTTGCTGATTATAGGATTTTTATTAGTTATTATCATATGGATTTGGGCATTGATTGATACAATAATATCAGCCAATGCATTAAATCGTGGAGAAGAAGTTAGTGATAAGTTATTTTAA
- the truD gene encoding tRNA pseudouridine(13) synthase TruD, giving the protein MLNANTYVTSQKGIGGTIRNRYEDFYVEEIPEIIPSGEGPNIYIWIEKLGRTTLDVVLDISRDLHISRKRMGFAGMKDKKALTRQWICIANMDSEEQMKQVQDLDIYKTDFLKVVRGRKKLRMGQLKGNKFKILIKDLDDIQESADIANEVLKELETTGVPNYFGWQRFGKPRTNTHLVGEALIENDLKKAVSRYIGNPSEDEHEENQKARQAYDDGNLEESLELMGKGMRYEKMMIRELIRDSKKGALTDKSYKNALHALPKPLQRMFVHAYQSYLFNEAVSNRVAMGIDKYIEGDIIIDTEEHIVYDKTPEQYQELMDNFEVNPTCPLYGTKVPYAGGEVGVMEENVLKGYNLTKQDFEVPKMPRLGSHGLRRSMRFQVWDASATPTDEGVLCEFSINKGSYATAVLREIMKVDVI; this is encoded by the coding sequence TCCGGTGAAGGACCGAACATTTACATTTGGATTGAAAAGCTTGGAAGAACCACTCTTGATGTTGTTTTAGACATTTCCCGTGACCTGCACATTTCAAGAAAAAGAATGGGATTTGCTGGAATGAAAGACAAGAAAGCCTTAACTCGCCAGTGGATTTGCATTGCAAATATGGATTCAGAAGAGCAGATGAAGCAGGTTCAGGATTTGGATATTTATAAAACTGATTTTTTAAAGGTGGTCCGTGGCCGCAAAAAGCTCAGAATGGGACAATTGAAAGGAAACAAATTCAAAATACTAATCAAGGATTTGGATGATATTCAGGAATCTGCAGATATTGCTAATGAAGTGTTAAAGGAATTGGAAACTACTGGTGTTCCTAACTACTTTGGCTGGCAGAGATTCGGAAAGCCAAGAACCAACACTCATTTGGTTGGTGAAGCCTTAATTGAAAATGATTTAAAAAAGGCTGTCAGTAGATATATTGGAAATCCTTCAGAAGACGAACATGAGGAAAACCAGAAGGCAAGGCAGGCTTATGATGATGGTAACCTTGAAGAATCTCTAGAATTGATGGGTAAAGGCATGAGGTATGAAAAGATGATGATTCGTGAGTTAATCAGAGATTCCAAAAAAGGTGCCTTGACTGATAAATCATATAAAAATGCATTACATGCACTTCCAAAGCCACTGCAAAGGATGTTTGTTCATGCGTATCAATCTTATTTATTTAATGAAGCCGTAAGCAATCGTGTTGCAATGGGAATCGATAAATACATTGAAGGAGATATTATCATTGACACAGAAGAACACATTGTCTATGACAAGACTCCTGAGCAATATCAGGAACTGATGGATAATTTTGAGGTAAATCCGACCTGTCCTTTATATGGAACAAAAGTGCCATATGCTGGAGGAGAAGTCGGTGTGATGGAAGAAAATGTTTTAAAAGGTTATAACTTAACAAAACAAGATTTTGAAGTACCAAAAATGCCTCGTTTGGGAAGTCATGGTCTTAGAAGATCAATGAGGTTTCAGGTATGGGATGCATCAGCAACTCCAACTGATGAAGGAGTACTGTGTGAGTTTTCGATAAATAAGGGGTCTTATGCTACAGCAGTTTTAAGGGAAATCATGAAAGTAGATGTGATTTAG